A genomic segment from Glycine soja cultivar W05 chromosome 18, ASM419377v2, whole genome shotgun sequence encodes:
- the LOC114395432 gene encoding uncharacterized protein LOC114395432 isoform X2, with protein sequence MAICVSGSHTLFVNSSNLKTVAVLSREKKMRVQYDLKQGQSRNFHELPSGLSMEVIVQKGAKKNTNFEYPPLVFVHGSYHAAWCWAEHWLPFFSSSGHDCYAISLLGQGESDSPPDSVAGTLQTHARDVADFICRNIGSPPVLVGHSFGGLIIQYYISNLGSDELKDLYPKLKGAVLVCSVPPSGNSGIVWRYIFSKPIVAFKVTRSLAAKAFQTSLSLCRETFFSATMEDHVVRRYQELMKESSRMPLFDLRKLNASLPVPSVPNCPFEILVLGAKDDFIVDAEGLKETAKFYGVPPVCVDAIAHDMMLDVSWEKGAEVIFSWLNGSEK encoded by the exons ATGGCTATTTGTGTTTCTGGGTCGCACACACTTTTCGTGAACAGTTCCAATTTGAAGACTGTGGCGGTTCTGAGCAGAGAGAAGAAGATGCGTGTGCAATACGATCTGAAGCAAGGGCAGAGTCGTAATTTCCACGAGCTCCCCAGTGGTCTAAGCATGGAGGTGATTGTGCAAAAGGGTGCAAAAAAGAACACGAATTTTGAGTACCCTCCTTTGGTTTTTGTTCATGGAAGCTACCACGCTGCTTGGTGCTGGGCTGAACACTGGTTGCCCTTTTTTTCATCTTCTGGCCACGATTGCTATGCTATTAGCTTGTTAGGACAG GGTGAAAGTGATTCACCTCCTGACTCTGTTGCCGGTACACTTCAG ACACATGCAAGAGATGTTGCAGATTTTATCTGTCGAAATATTGGATCACCACCTGTCTTGGTCGGACATTCATTTGGAGGACTTATAATTCAATATTATATTTCCAATTTAGGAAGTGACGAACTCAAAG ATTTATACCCAAAGCTTAAAGGAGCTGTCCTTGTTTGCTCTGTACCTCCTTCTGGTAATAG tgGGATAGTCTGGCGTTATATCTTTTCCAAGCCAATTGTTGCCTTCAAG GTGACACGCAGCTTGGCAGCAAAAGCCTTTCAGACCTCCCTATCTCTTTGTAGGGAGACATTTTTCTCAGCCACTATGGAGGATCATGTTGTTAGAAG ATATCAAGAGCTAATGAAAGAAAGTTCCAGGATGCCATTGTTTGATTTAAGAAAGCTGAATGCATCTCTTCCAGTTCCTTCAGTGCCAAACTGCCCTTTTGAAATTCTTGTGTTGGGTGCAAAGGATGACTTCATTGTG GATGCTGAGGGACTCAAAGAAACAGCTAAGTTTTATGGGGTGCCACCAGTATGTGTTGATGCAATTGCCCATGACATGATGTTGGATGTTTCGTGGGAGAAAGGTGCAGAAGTAATTTTTTCGTGGCTAAATGGTTCAGAGAAGTAA
- the LOC114396828 gene encoding mannose-6-phosphate isomerase 1-like, whose translation MEDANLQRLHCSVKNYDWGLPGRVSEVARLHALNSASEFHAEDPYAELWMGTHDSGPSFLASSNGNENGVSLKAWISENPDVLGHKVLHKWGSDLPFLFKVLSVGKALSIQAHPDKELARTLHKLHPDLYKDGNHKPEMALALTNFEALCGFITLKELKGVLHTVPEIVELVGATNTNLVLQTNDQDGEEKVKPVLQAVFTDLMSASKDRVTDAVNRLKSCLLKKSEVRQLTDKEQLVLRLEKQYPADVGVIAAFFLNHVKLNPGEALFLGANEPHAYLSGECVECMATSDNVVRAGLTPKHRDVQTLCSMLTYKQGSPEILRGVSVNPYVNKYTPPFEEFEIDRCILPQGETVVFPAVPGPSIFLVTVGEGTMNTGLPKGHVVTEGDVLFAAANTEISVTSASELNLYRTGVNSKFFQAS comes from the exons ATGGAGGATGCCAATCTTCAGAGGCTCCATTGCTCCGTCAAAAACTACGATTGGGGTCTCCCAGGTCGCGTCTCCGAGGTTGCCAGACTCCACGCGCTCAATTCCGCGTCTGAATTCCACGCGGAGGACCCTTACGCCGAGCTTTGGATGGGTACCCATGATTCAGGCCCTTCCTTTTTAGCTTCCTCCAATGGAAATGAGAATGGTGTCTCCCTCAAGGCTTGGATTTCCGAGAACCCTGATGTGCTCGGTCACAAGGTTCTTCACAAATGGGGTTCTGATCTCCCTTTCTTGTTCAAG GTGCTGTCTGTGGGGAAGGCCTTGTCAATTCAAGCTCACCCGGATAAGGAGTTGGCAAGGACTCTGCATAAGTTGCACCCTGATTTGTATAAAGATGGCAATCACAAACCTGAGATGGCCCTTGCACTCACTAATTTTGAGGCTCTCTGTGGATTCATCACTCTCAAG GAGCTCAAGGGTGTGCTTCATACTGTTCCTGAAATTGTGGAACTGGTTGGTGCTACAAATACAAACCTGGTCTTACAAACTAATGATCAGGATGGTGAAGAGAAGGTCAAACCTGTTCTGCAGGCAGTGTTCACCGACCTCATGTCAGCTAGTAAAGATAGAGTAACGGATGCAGTAAACAGATTGAAAAGCTGTCTGCTTAAGAAGAGTGAG GTGAGGCAGTTGACAGATAAAGAGCAGCTGGTGCTGCGGTTGGAAAAACAATACCCAGCTGATGTTGGTGTCATAGCAGCCTTCTTTCTTAACCATGTAAAACTCAATCCTGGTGAAGCTTTGTTCCTCGGGGCAAATGAACCACATGCATATTTATCTGGGGAGTGTGTTGAATGCATGGCAACTTCTGACAATGTTGTGCGAGCTGGCCTAACTCCCAAACACAGAGATGTCCAGACCCTTTGCTCCATGCTCACATACAAACAG GGTTCTCCTGAAATCTTGCGTGGAGTATCTGTTAATccatatgtaaataaatatactCCACCATTTGAGGAATTTGAGATTGATCGTTGCATTCTTCCTCAAGGGGAAACAGTGGTGTTCCCAGCAGTTCCAGGTCCTTCGATCTTTTTGGTCACAGTTGGTGAAGGAACAATGAATACAGGATTACCCAAAGGACATGTGGTCACCGaaggtgatgttctttttgCAGCAGCTAACACTGAGATTAGTGTTACTAGTGCATCCGAGTTGAATTTGTACAGAACAGGGGTAAATAGCAAGTTTTTTCAAGCTTCATAA
- the LOC114395462 gene encoding protein ABA DEFICIENT 4, chloroplastic-like, with the protein MYFSSCFSHSPLTLKAMKPCGSVGKGKNFAFPIRSNGAELCDGHIVRSRVNLSGDWSFIGGSRIIVKPKATRLLLHYPKRGQMQASCFIGSQLTSTVFTVGTIAVLPFYTLMVLAPKSELTKKSMESSIPYVVLSILYAYLLYLSWTPETVRLIFASKYLLPELAGIAKMFSSEMTLASAWIHLLVVDLFAARHIFQDGLKNQIETRHSVSFCLFFCPIGILTHVITKSMTKPARKEGHGL; encoded by the exons ATGTATTTCTCTTCTTGCTTTTCCCATTCTCCATTGACACTCAAG GCTATGAAACCTTGTGGTTCTGTTGGGAAGGGGAAAAATTTTGCTTTCCCTATCAGAAGTAATGGTGCTGAGCTTTGTGACGGACACATTGTGAGAAGTAGAGTCAACTTAAGCGGAGATTGGAGTTTCATAGGAGGATCCAGAATTATTGTGAAACCAAAAGCTACAAGATTGCTTCTTCATTATCCAAAAAGGGGTCAAATGCAAGCTTCAT GCTTCATAGGATCTCAACTCACTAGCACTGTATTTACAGTAGGAACAATAGCAGTGCTCCCATTTTACACACTCATGGTTCTAGCTCCAAAATCTGAACTA ACCAAGAAGTCCATGGAGAGTAGTATACCTTATGTAGTGCTTAGCATTCTATATGCATATTTATTGTACCTTTCTTGGACCCCTGAGACAGTTCGGTTGATTTTTGCAAGTAAATACTTGCTACCAGAG CTGGCTGGTATAGCAAAAATGTTCTCCAGTGAAATGACTTTGGCCTCTGCCTGGATTCACCTGTTGGTTGTTGATCTTTTTGCTGCAAG GCATATTTTCCAAGATGGACTGAAGAATCAGATTGAAACTCGGCATTCTGTTTCTTTTTGCTTGTTTTTTTGCCCCATTGGGATTCTTACTCATGTCATCACCAAATCCATGACCAAACCTGCCAGAAAGGAGGGTCATGGTTTATAG
- the LOC114395432 gene encoding uncharacterized protein LOC114395432 isoform X1: MAICVSGSHTLFVNSSNLKTVAVLSREKKMRVQYDLKQGQSRNFHELPSGLSMEVIVQKGAKKNTNFEYPPLVFVHGSYHAAWCWAEHWLPFFSSSGHDCYAISLLGQGESDSPPDSVAGTLQTHARDVADFICRNIGSPPVLVGHSFGGLIIQYYISNLGSDELKEDLYPKLKGAVLVCSVPPSGNSGIVWRYIFSKPIVAFKVTRSLAAKAFQTSLSLCRETFFSATMEDHVVRRYQELMKESSRMPLFDLRKLNASLPVPSVPNCPFEILVLGAKDDFIVDAEGLKETAKFYGVPPVCVDAIAHDMMLDVSWEKGAEVIFSWLNGSEK; this comes from the exons ATGGCTATTTGTGTTTCTGGGTCGCACACACTTTTCGTGAACAGTTCCAATTTGAAGACTGTGGCGGTTCTGAGCAGAGAGAAGAAGATGCGTGTGCAATACGATCTGAAGCAAGGGCAGAGTCGTAATTTCCACGAGCTCCCCAGTGGTCTAAGCATGGAGGTGATTGTGCAAAAGGGTGCAAAAAAGAACACGAATTTTGAGTACCCTCCTTTGGTTTTTGTTCATGGAAGCTACCACGCTGCTTGGTGCTGGGCTGAACACTGGTTGCCCTTTTTTTCATCTTCTGGCCACGATTGCTATGCTATTAGCTTGTTAGGACAG GGTGAAAGTGATTCACCTCCTGACTCTGTTGCCGGTACACTTCAG ACACATGCAAGAGATGTTGCAGATTTTATCTGTCGAAATATTGGATCACCACCTGTCTTGGTCGGACATTCATTTGGAGGACTTATAATTCAATATTATATTTCCAATTTAGGAAGTGACGAACTCAAAG aagATTTATACCCAAAGCTTAAAGGAGCTGTCCTTGTTTGCTCTGTACCTCCTTCTGGTAATAG tgGGATAGTCTGGCGTTATATCTTTTCCAAGCCAATTGTTGCCTTCAAG GTGACACGCAGCTTGGCAGCAAAAGCCTTTCAGACCTCCCTATCTCTTTGTAGGGAGACATTTTTCTCAGCCACTATGGAGGATCATGTTGTTAGAAG ATATCAAGAGCTAATGAAAGAAAGTTCCAGGATGCCATTGTTTGATTTAAGAAAGCTGAATGCATCTCTTCCAGTTCCTTCAGTGCCAAACTGCCCTTTTGAAATTCTTGTGTTGGGTGCAAAGGATGACTTCATTGTG GATGCTGAGGGACTCAAAGAAACAGCTAAGTTTTATGGGGTGCCACCAGTATGTGTTGATGCAATTGCCCATGACATGATGTTGGATGTTTCGTGGGAGAAAGGTGCAGAAGTAATTTTTTCGTGGCTAAATGGTTCAGAGAAGTAA